CCTGCTCTGACGACCGACCGCCGCTTGCTGCGCAACGATGTCTTCGAGATGCTGCTGGAGCGCATCATGAACGGCTCGTTCGCGCCGGGGGAGCGGCTCAAAGACGCCGAGCTCACCGCGTGGCTGCGGGTCTCCCGCACGCCGGTTCGCGAGGCGCTCAGCCGTCTCGCCGTCGTCGGTCTCATCAAGACCGCGCCCAACCGTTTCACGGTTGTGGCACCGATGGTCGATGCCGAGATCGTCGGCGCGATCGCCGTTCTCCGCCGGATCTACCCGGACGCGGTGGCAGAGGCTCTGGAGACCGCCGGCGACGATGCCGAACTGGAACTGAGCCTGCTCGCGGGCCGGCTGGAATGGGATCTCAACGTCCCCCCGTCGAGACTTTCCAGCGGATGATGAGCGTCGTGCTTCTCTCGCTCCGCAACCAGGTGCTCGCCGAAACCGTCGAGACCGTTCATCTCCGCCTGATCCGCTACCTGTCGCTCGACCCGGCTGCGCAGGGGCTGCTCACGCGTGAGCGCGTGCTCGACTTCTCCCGGGCGCTGTGTTCCCGGGACAAAGCGGCCATCCGCGCGATTGAGTCCCTGCTGGTCGACGCCGAGCACCTGCTCACTCCGCCGGTCGCCGCTCGCGTCGCCGTCGCTGGCTGTGGACCGCGGCCGGAAAGACGACCAGGATCAAGGCGAGGAGCGCCAACACCGCCGAACCGGCCACGATCGCCCCGACGCGACCGAGGGTGATGTCGAACACGAGGAACACGACGCCCGAGGTGAGCACCGCCACGAGTCCGAGCGTGATGCGGAGCAGCTGGTTCGCGATCGCGACCGTTCGCGCCTTCTCGTGGTGGCCGAACAGCTGGCGGTGCAGGGCGACCGGTGCCAGGCCGAGGGTGGTGCATCCCGCTGCCAGCATGACGAGCACCAGGTAAAGACCGACCTGGAAAGAGTTGAGCCGGGCGAACCGGGACTGGAAGGCGATCGCGAGAAGGAAGCCCGAGATCAGCTGTGTGCCGGTCTGCGTGACGCGGAGTTCCTGCAGGATCTCGTTCCAGTTGCGGTCGGCGCGCTGCGCGGCTGACTCCGGTCGGCCGTCGGCGGGTTCGATCTCCCCGGCAGGGGTGCGTCGGACAGGGGCTGCGTCATCGTCCTATGCTGCGCTCCCGCAGCCTCGCGGCGCAACGGAGCAGGGAGAGTCCGGGGAAACGCGACAGTCCCCGGCCGGTGACGGGATCAGCCCGCCGAGCAGGCCCCTGAGCTGATCGCGACCGAGCCGACGGAGCTGAGGACGGGCCTCAGCTCGTCGAGCGTGAGGGCGTACCCGGTCTCCGGGTCCACGGTCGAGCGGGCGAAAACGACGCCGACCACGTCACCGGCGGAATCGAGCAGGGGCCCGCCGGAGTTCCCGGGACGGACCGAGCCGCGGAGCGAGTAGATCTCGCGCTCTACGATTCCGCTCTGGTAGATGTCCGTTCCGCGCGCGATGAGCTGGTCGCGCACGCGCTGCGGCGAGATGGCGAACGGTCCGGCGCCCGGGTAGCCCGCGGCGTAAGCCGCCTCGCCCGCGCCGAGGTCCTGGCCGATGTCGAGCGGCGGTGCGCTGAGGCCGGTGACGCCCAGCACCGCGAGGTCGCGCTCGGGATCGAAAGCCAGCAGCGTCGCGCGGTCGATGTCGTCGCCGTCGCGGATCACCACCGAGGCCGCGCCCGCGACCACATGCGCGTTGGTGACGACGCGGCCGGGTTGCACGACCCAGCCGCTGCCCTCCGAGTCGATGCCGCACGCGGGTTTCGAGGCGAGGACGGTCACGACAGAGCTCCGCGACTTGGCGACGGCTGCCGGGACGGAATCGCCGGGGGCCTGAACGTTCTTGATCGGCTCGGCGTCCTCGAAGACCTTCGGCAGCCCGGCGCTGGCGAGCGCGTCGTCCACCGCGCCGAGCACGCTCGAGGACGGCAGCGGGGCGATGCCGTTCAGGGTCGCGACCACCCGTGACGAGCCGGCGGCCTGCACGACGGTCGCGAGACTCGTCGCCATCGCGAAACCGGCCACCAGCCAGACGGCGACGGCCCAGGTGAGCACGCCCAGCGCACCTCCGATCAGCGAGTCCAGCCACCGGACCGGACCGTGGCGGAGCAGTTTGGCGATAAGCGCTGCCGCAGCGGTCGCGATCGCGTACACGACGGTGGCGGACACCAGGATGACGACGGCCGCCACGATGGACCGCTGCGAGACGCCGGTGAGGCCCGATGCGGCCATCCACCCGACGACCGTCGGCGCGAGCGTCAGGCCGAGCGCGAGACCGCACGCGAGACCGATCAGCGACCCGGCCGCTTTGATGGCGCCGTTGCTCAGACCGGCGATCATCGCCAGGACGGCGAGCACCAGAAGCACGACGTCCACCACGATCTCCACGGGCTCACCCTGCCCCACCAGGCTGGGGGAGCGCTGGGGTGGCGCTGGGTCGCGGCGCAGAGGCCGAAGCCCTGCCGGGGGTGGGTCAGCGCCGCTCGGCGGTGCCGCCCGCGGGAGGCTGGTAGGCGAAGGCGTAGGAGTCCGACACGGTGTGACCATCGGAGGAGACAGCCTGATAGGTGACGGTGTACCGTCCGCCGTTGCCGAGGGAGACGGGTGCGCTGATGGTCGAACCGGAGACCGTCACGCATCCCGTCTCGAAGTGCCGTGAGTCGCTGTCCGGCCCGGTGACCGTGATCAGGGTGCCGGTGCCGTCGCCGCTGAGGTCGAGCACCGGTGCGTTGAAGGTCAGCGTCACGGAGCCGATCGGTGCGGTGACCGTCGAATCGGCAGCCGGGTCGTTGGAGATCAGGTAGTCGTGCGCCGCGGCGCCCGTGACGGGCAGCACGATGAGCGCGAGGGCCGCGGCGGCGAGGAGTCGGCGGTTCATGCCAGAACCCTAGTTGATCCACTCGCAGAGAGCCCGAAGGCCATCCCCTGTGTAGGTATTCTACGAGGGATGCCCGGGCCCGCCCGAACTCCCGGACGAAGGAGGTGCTGTGCCCACAGCAGCCAATCTTCCTGCGGTCGCCGCGTTCAATGAGACCGTCGTGCTCGACGCTGTGCGCCGCTCGGCCGACGGGCTGAGCCGGGTCGAAGTCGCTGCGGCGACGGGCCTCTCCGCGCAGACCGTCACGAATGTGACGCGCCGGTTGCTCGCGCAGGGGGTCATTCGCGAGGCCGGGAAGCACAGCGAGGGCAGCCCCGGGAAGCCGCGCACCATCCTGCGTCTGGACCCGGCCGGGGCCTACGCGGTCGGTGTGCATCTCGATCCCACTGTGATCACCTGCGTCCTGCTCGATCTGGAAGGCGTGGTGGTGAGCCACCTGCGCCGCCCGTCGCCCCCGGACGGGGACGCTGTCGCGACGCTGGCGGCCACGGCGGAGGCGATCGCCGCTCTCTTGGCGACCCCGGGTGTGGACTCCGGACGCGTGATCGGTGTCGGTGTGGCCACTCCCGGCCCGATCGACACCGAGACGGGCGTCGTCGTTCGCCCGCCGCTCATCCCCGGCTGGAACGACTTCCACCTCCGCGACGAGCTGACGGCCGCCACGGGACTGCCCGCGCTGCTCGCGAAAGACGTCACGAGCGCCGCTGTCGCTGAGCGCTGGCGCGGCCCTGCTGGGGCCAGCGGTGACTACGCATTCGTGTACTACGACACCGGGGTCGGGGTCGGGGTCGGGTTCGTGCTCGGCGGCTCCGTCTACACCGGGTTCACCGATAACGCGGGCGATGTCGGGCACGCGCTGGTCGACCCCGGCGGCGCGCTCTGCACGTGCGGTCGGCGCGGCTGCTACGGCGAGTCCGTCCGGCCGTACCGGCTGGTGATGCAGGGACTGTGGGCCGGCATCCTGCCCGTTCCGCCCGGACTGGAGATCGTAGCCTGGGAGGATGCGCCCCTGGATGTCGAGACCGTCGACGCGCTGTTCACACGCCTGGCCGCCGCGGCGGAGGCGGGCGACGGGCAGGCCGCGGAGATCGTGGACCGCAGCATCCGCAGCACCGCTTTCTACCTGTCCAATCTGACCGCACTGCTCGACCTCGACCGCGTCGTCTTCGGTGGACCCTCCTGGGCTCGGGTGGAGAGCCGCTACCTCGACCAGCTGCCGCAGCGGCTCGCCGAGTTGCACATCGACACCCTGACCCATCCCACGGCCATCCTCACCAGCGCCGTGGGCGAAGATGTCGCGGCCGTCGGCGCAGCCTGCCTGGTGCTGGATGCGAACTTCGCCCCGTGAGTCGAAAGCCGGGAGAATGTTGCATTCTAAATCCCCCTCATCCGAGGGTGAGGTGAGAATTTCATTGTGGGCATTGCTCTTTAAATCAAATTGATTTACAAATTACGAAGTGTCTGCGGCGTCCCGCCGGGAGACCGTATGCAAAGGAGCATCGATGAAGCGAAACAGCTTTTTGGCGGCCGCCGTCGCCACCGTAGCACTCGTCGCGCTGGCCGGGTGTTCGCCTTCCTCCGGGGGAGGCGACGGGAAGACCATCAAGGTCGCGTTCCAAGACTTTGGATCGGACATCATCGCGAATTTCATGGGCAAGGCCAAAACGGAGTTCGAGAAGGCTAATCCCGGCACCAAGGTCACCCTTGTGCCGATCAAAGCCGCCGAGAACGACTATTACACCAAACTCTCGCTGATGAACCGCGCCGCTGCGACAGCGCCGGATGTCATGTCGGAGGACACCTTCCTCATCCGTGCCGATGCGCAAGCCGGCTACCTGGCCCCGCTCGACTCCTACGTCGGCAAATGGTCCGACTGGTCGAACTTCTACGACAACGCGAAGGCCGCCGGCAAGGGCGACGACGGCAAGGTGTACGGCATCCCCACCGGGACCGACACCCGCGGGCTCTGGTACAACAAGCAGATCTTCGAGAAGGCGGGCATCGCGACGCCGTGGGAGCCCAAGAGCTGGGACGACGTTCTCAGCGCGGCGAAGAAGATCAAGGCGGCAGACCCGGGCGTCATCCCGCTCAATATCTTCTCCGGCAAGGCCGCCGGCGAGGCGAGCTCGATGCAGGGCTTCGAGATGCTGCTGTACGGCGCGAGCGAGAAGGGGCTCTACGACGACAAATCGGGCAAGTGGATCACCGGCTCCAGGGCGTTCACGGAGGCGTTGGACGTGATCAAGGAGGTCTACCAGGGCGGTCTCGGCCCAGGCCCCGAGATCACAAGCGACACGAACTACCAGAACACGATCAACAACCAGCTCGTGCCGCAGGGCAAGCTGGCGATCAACCTCGACGGCTCGTGGGCCTCGAACGCCTGGCTGCCGACAGGCGCGACGCCGTGGGCGGACTGGTCGAAGGTGATGGGCACGGCGCCCATGCCGACGATGGACGTGCAGGACCCGGGCAAGATCAGCCTCTCCGGCGGCTGGACATTCTCGATGGGCGCCAAGAGCGCGGCGAAGGACACGGCCTGGAAGTTCATCACCTTCGTCACCGACAAAGAACGGTCGCTCGAGTACAACATCAACACGGCCGGCATCCCGGTGCGGAAGGATGTCGCCGCCGACCAGAAGACAAGGACTCCAACCCGACGTCCGAGTTCTTCTCCTCGCTGGTGGCCGTGACGAAGTTCCGGCCCGCGACGCCGGACTATCCGAAGATCTCGAACGGCATCCAGGTGGCGATGGAGTCCGTGATGACCGGGCAGTCCTCATCGGCCGAGGCCGCGAAAGTCTACGACGACACCGTCGTCGGGATCGTCGGCGAGGGCAAGACGGAGAAAGCGGCTCAGTAACCGTGACCCCCACTCTTGATGCGACCGCGCGCGGCCGGACCCACCCGGTCCGGCCGCCGCGCGGGCGGTCGAAGGAACGTTCGCGCGCCCACGCCCGCCGCGCCCACGCCCGGACTGTCCCCCTGGTGCCCGCCATCGGCCTGTTGGCGGTCTTCCTGCTCGGGCCCATCCTCTTCTCTTTCTACGGCTCGTTCACGAATATGTCGCTCACCGGCTCCGCGGCCGCGTCGAGCGAGTGGGTGGGGCTGCAGAACTACATCGACCTGTGCAGAACTACATCGACCTGTTCAAGAGCCCCGACTTCCCGGTCTCGGTCTGGCTGACCCTCGTCTTCCTCCTCGGCTCGGCTGTCATCGGCCAGAACGTGGTGGGGATGGCGCTGGCGCTGCTCATGCGCTCCGGCAGCCGCTGGGTGAGCGTTCTCGTCTCGACCTTCGTCGTGGGAGCGTGGGTGCTGCCGGAGATCGTGGCGGCGTTCGCGTCCTACGCGTTCTTCAGCCAGCACGGCACGCTCAACGCCATCCTCGCCGTGTTCGGGATCACCGGGCCGTCGTGGCTGTTCGCCTTCCCGATGCTCTCGATCATCCTGGCGAACACCTGGCGCGGGACCGCGTTCTCGATGCTGGTCTACTCAGCGGCGCTGCAGGAGGTGCCGCCGGAGATCACCGAGGCCGCCGAGGTCGACGGAGCGAGCGGCGTCAAGCGGTTCTTCCTCGTCACGCTGCCGATGATCCGGCGGAGCATCTCGACCAACCTGATGCTCATCACCCTGCAGACGCTCTCGGTCTTCACGCTCATCTATGTGATGACCGGCGGCGGTCCGGGCAACAAGAGCATGACCCTGCCGGTGCTCGCCTACCAGAAGGCGTTCAAGTTCTCCGAGCTCCGCTATGGCACGGCGATCGCGACCATCCTGCTGCTCGTCGGCGCTGCCTTCGCGATCGTGTACGTGCGTGCGCTCAAGACGGAGGCGGACTCGTGAAACTCTCCTCGCCCAACGGCATCGCCCTGAAGTGGACGGCCAATGTCCTGCTCCTGCTCCTCGGCATCGTGTTCGTGCTGCCGCTCGTCTGGGTCGTGCTCGCTTCGTTCGACGGCGCTGCGACGCTCTCGGTCGGCTGGCCGAAAGAGTGGACGCTGGAGAACTTCCACAAGGTGCTCACGCCCGAGCTGGCTTTCTTGCCGCTGTGGAACAGCCTCCTGCTCTCCGCGGGGTGCGCGATCGCCACGGTGGTCGTCGCCATCCTCGCGGCCTATCCGCTGTCGCGCTACCCCACCCGGTTCAACCGCCCGTTCCTCTATGTCATCCTGTTCGGGACCAGCCTGCCGATCACGGCGATGATGGTGCCGGTCTACAGCCTCTTCGTGTCGCTCAGCCTGATCGACTCGCTGGGCGGGACCATCCTGTTCATGGCGGCCTCGTCCCTTCCGATAGCGATCTGGATGACGAAGAACTTCGTCGACTCGGTGCCGATCTCCCTGGAGGAGGCGGCCTGGGTGGATGGCGCGTCCAGCATGAAGACGCTGTGGACAGTCGTCGTCCCCCTGGTGCGCCCCGGCATCGCCGTCGTGTTCATCTACGTTTTCGTGGCGGCGTGAGGCAACTTCTTCGTGCCCTTCGTGCTGTTGCTGAGCCCGGAGAACCAGCCGGCCGCGGTGAGCATCTTCACCTTCTTCGGCCAGTACGGCGCGGTGGCCTACGGCCAGCTCGCCGCTTATTCGCTCATCTACTCCGTTCCCGTCATCGCCCTCTATGTCATCGTCTCCCGCGCGCTCGGCGGCTCGTCCGTGCTCGCGGGGGCGGTGAAGGGCTGACCGCTCCCCCGAAAAGGAGTCTTCTCTTGTACCAGCACAACCAGCTCGCAGAGATGCGGGTCGATCGTTTCGTGCGCGAGCGTCTGACGCCCGCTCTCGAGCGCGCGGCCGTTCCGGTGACCGTCGAGGCGTGGGAGGCGCCGGATGAGCCGGTGCCGTTCGCAGAGGCCGCGGCGGCCGAGTTCACGCCGTTCGCCATCGGCCGTCCGTGGGGCCGTCCGTGGGGCACGGTGTGGTTCCGGGTCACCGGGACGGTTCCGGCCGAGTGGGAGGCCGCGGCAGAGGATGTCGAACTGGTCGTGGACCTCGGGTTCACGGCGGGGCAGGCCGGTTTCCAGGCGGAGGGCCTGGTCTGGGCGACCGACGGGGCGATCCTCAAGGCGCTCGAGCCCTACAACTCTTATGTTCGGCTCCGCGTCGCTCCCGGCGAGTCCTTCGAGCTGTTCATCGAAGCGGCGGCCAACCCGGATGTCGGCTCCGACTGGTCCTTTCGGCCCACCCTGGTCGGCCGCAAGTCCACCGCGCCGCAGGAGCCGATCTACACGCTCCGGCGAGTGGATGTCGTGCATCGCGACCGCGAGGTGTGGGAGCTGGTGCAGGACTTCTCCACGGCGCGGGAGCTCGCCGCGGTTCTCCCCGAGACCTCCCCGCGCCGGGCAGCTCTGTTCGCTGCGCTGGAGGATGCGGTGGAGGCCGTCGATCCGTTCGCGGTCGCGAGCACCGCATCCCGTGGCCGCGCGGCGCTCGCCGGGGTGCTGGCCTCGCCCGCGGCGGCGACCGCCCACAGGGTGTTCGCCGTTGGGCACGCCCACATCGACTCGGCGTGGCTGTGGCCGGTGCGCGAGACGATCCGCAAGTGCGCGCGGACGTTCTCGAATGTGCTCGATCTGATGGACCAGGACCCGGACTTCGTGTTCGCCTGCTCGTCCGCTCAGCAGTTCGAGTGGATGCAGCGGTTCTACCCTGAGCTCTTCGAGCGCATCCGCCGCCGCGTCGCCGAGGGCCGGTTCGTCCCCGTGGGCGGCATGTGGGTGGAGTCGGACACGAACCTCCCCGGCTCGGAGGCGATGGCCCGTCAGTTCGTGGAGGGCAAGCGTTTCTTCCAGGAGCAGCTCGGCGTCGAGTCGCTGGAGGTCTGGCTGCCCGACTCGTTCGGCTACTCGGGCGCGCTGCCGCAGATCGCGCGCGCTGCCGGGATGGAGAGCTTCCTCACGCAGAAGATCTCGTGGAACGAGGTGAACAGGTTCCCGTACCACACCTTCCAGTGGGAGGGCATCGACGGGACGCGGATCTTCACGCACTTTCCGCCGGTGGACACCTACAACTCCATTCTCTCGGG
This genomic window from Leifsonia xyli subsp. cynodontis DSM 46306 contains:
- a CDS encoding copper resistance CopC family protein, producing the protein MNRRLLAAAALALIVLPVTGAAAHDYLISNDPAADSTVTAPIGSVTLTFNAPVLDLSGDGTGTLITVTGPDSDSRHFETGCVTVSGSTISAPVSLGNGGRYTVTYQAVSSDGHTVSDSYAFAYQPPAGGTAERR
- a CDS encoding MarP family serine protease, whose protein sequence is MEIVVDVVLLVLAVLAMIAGLSNGAIKAAGSLIGLACGLALGLTLAPTVVGWMAASGLTGVSQRSIVAAVVILVSATVVYAIATAAAALIAKLLRHGPVRWLDSLIGGALGVLTWAVAVWLVAGFAMATSLATVVQAAGSSRVVATLNGIAPLPSSSVLGAVDDALASAGLPKVFEDAEPIKNVQAPGDSVPAAVAKSRSSVVTVLASKPACGIDSEGSGWVVQPGRVVTNAHVVAGAASVVIRDGDDIDRATLLAFDPERDLAVLGVTGLSAPPLDIGQDLGAGEAAYAAGYPGAGPFAISPQRVRDQLIARGTDIYQSGIVEREIYSLRGSVRPGNSGGPLLDSAGDVVGVVFARSTVDPETGYALTLDELRPVLSSVGSVAISSGACSAG
- a CDS encoding GntR family transcriptional regulator gives rise to the protein MTLDDYPTLAAAMPALTTDRRLLRNDVFEMLLERIMNGSFAPGERLKDAELTAWLRVSRTPVREALSRLAVVGLIKTAPNRFTVVAPMVDAEIVGAIAVLRRIYPDAVAEALETAGDDAELELSLLAGRLEWDLNVPPSRLSSG
- a CDS encoding DUF6328 family protein, with amino-acid sequence MEPADGRPESAAQRADRNWNEILQELRVTQTGTQLISGFLLAIAFQSRFARLNSFQVGLYLVLVMLAAGCTTLGLAPVALHRQLFGHHEKARTVAIANQLLRITLGLVAVLTSGVVFLVFDITLGRVGAIVAGSAVLALLALILVVFPAAVHSQRRRRERRPAE
- a CDS encoding extracellular solute-binding protein; this encodes MKRNSFLAAAVATVALVALAGCSPSSGGGDGKTIKVAFQDFGSDIIANFMGKAKTEFEKANPGTKVTLVPIKAAENDYYTKLSLMNRAAATAPDVMSEDTFLIRADAQAGYLAPLDSYVGKWSDWSNFYDNAKAAGKGDDGKVYGIPTGTDTRGLWYNKQIFEKAGIATPWEPKSWDDVLSAAKKIKAADPGVIPLNIFSGKAAGEASSMQGFEMLLYGASEKGLYDDKSGKWITGSRAFTEALDVIKEVYQGGLGPGPEITSDTNYQNTINNQLVPQGKLAINLDGSWASNAWLPTGATPWADWSKVMGTAPMPTMDVQDPGKISLSGGWTFSMGAKSAAKDTAWKFITFVTDKERSLEYNINTAGIPVRKDVAADQKTRTPTRRPSSSPRWWP
- a CDS encoding ROK family protein, whose product is MPTAANLPAVAAFNETVVLDAVRRSADGLSRVEVAAATGLSAQTVTNVTRRLLAQGVIREAGKHSEGSPGKPRTILRLDPAGAYAVGVHLDPTVITCVLLDLEGVVVSHLRRPSPPDGDAVATLAATAEAIAALLATPGVDSGRVIGVGVATPGPIDTETGVVVRPPLIPGWNDFHLRDELTAATGLPALLAKDVTSAAVAERWRGPAGASGDYAFVYYDTGVGVGVGFVLGGSVYTGFTDNAGDVGHALVDPGGALCTCGRRGCYGESVRPYRLVMQGLWAGILPVPPGLEIVAWEDAPLDVETVDALFTRLAAAAEAGDGQAAEIVDRSIRSTAFYLSNLTALLDLDRVVFGGPSWARVESRYLDQLPQRLAELHIDTLTHPTAILTSAVGEDVAAVGAACLVLDANFAP
- a CDS encoding carbohydrate ABC transporter permease, with protein sequence MQNYIDLFKSPDFPVSVWLTLVFLLGSAVIGQNVVGMALALLMRSGSRWVSVLVSTFVVGAWVLPEIVAAFASYAFFSQHGTLNAILAVFGITGPSWLFAFPMLSIILANTWRGTAFSMLVYSAALQEVPPEITEAAEVDGASGVKRFFLVTLPMIRRSISTNLMLITLQTLSVFTLIYVMTGGGPGNKSMTLPVLAYQKAFKFSELRYGTAIATILLLVGAAFAIVYVRALKTEADS